CAATAAGACATCCACGTGCGTCTATCTGAAGCATCTCCCCACAGGGATTGAGGTCAAATGCCAGAAGGAGAGGTCACAGTCCATGAACCGGTTTTTTGCGCGCCGTGTTCTAACGGACAAGTTTGAAGAGAGGATCCTGAAGAAGAAAAGCGAGCGGGTACAGGAGATCGAGAAGATCCGCCGGCAGAAAAGGAAGAGGTCCAAGAGGGCAAAAGAGAAGGTCCTGGAGCAAAAGAAGATTCAAGCCGATAAAAAGAGGCAGAGAAAGGCCGTTCAAGGATCTCGAACAGAATAAAAAATTGCGCATCATTTGACAGATAGTCGTTCTTGTTTTATATTTACGTTTAAAAATGCGGATCATCTCCAAAAGAGTGG
This portion of the Nitrospirae bacterium CG2_30_53_67 genome encodes:
- a CDS encoding peptide chain release factor-like protein; protein product: MAKTAVRPEKQDALKQRMEQLGIFEKDILEKFVRSQGKGGQNVNKTSTCVYLKHLPTGIEVKCQKERSQSMNRFFARRVLTDKFEERILKKKSERVQEIEKIRRQKRKRSKRAKEKVLEQKKIQADKKRQRKAVQGSRTE